In Thermococcus stetteri, the following proteins share a genomic window:
- the deoC gene encoding deoxyribose-phosphate aldolase, which yields MNKKEIARYIDHTNLKPYATKEDIIKLCDEAIEYGFYAVCVNPYRVRLAKEYLREKNADVKVASVIGFPLGATPTEVKVFEAERALDDGADELDMIINIGALKDGNYEYVKNDIAEVVKVAHKRGAKVKVIIETCYLTEEEKVKACELAKEAGADFVKTSTGFGTGGATVEDVRLMRKVVGSEMGVKAAGGIRTYEQAMAMIEAGANRIGTSSGVKIVEGAPDE from the coding sequence ATGAATAAAAAGGAAATTGCAAGGTATATTGATCACACAAACCTGAAGCCATACGCAACTAAGGAGGACATAATTAAACTCTGCGATGAGGCTATTGAGTACGGTTTCTATGCAGTCTGTGTCAACCCCTACCGTGTAAGGCTCGCCAAGGAGTACCTGAGAGAGAAGAACGCCGATGTTAAAGTTGCAAGCGTCATAGGTTTTCCCCTCGGTGCGACCCCTACCGAAGTCAAGGTCTTTGAAGCCGAGAGGGCACTCGATGACGGCGCAGATGAGCTCGATATGATCATAAACATCGGTGCCCTTAAAGATGGGAACTATGAGTACGTAAAGAACGACATAGCCGAGGTCGTTAAGGTGGCACACAAGAGGGGGGCCAAGGTCAAGGTCATAATCGAGACCTGCTACTTGACAGAGGAAGAAAAGGTGAAGGCCTGCGAGCTGGCAAAGGAAGCCGGTGCTGACTTCGTGAAGACGTCTACCGGCTTTGGCACTGGAGGAGCCACGGTTGAAGACGTCAGGCTCATGAGAAAGGTCGTCGGATCGGAGATGGGCGTTAAAGCTGCTGGAGGAATAAGGACATACGAGCAGGCCATGGCAATGATAGAGGCCGGTGCCAACAGGATTGGCACCTCCAGCGGAGTAAAAATAGTTGAGGGTGCCCCAGATGAGTGA
- a CDS encoding family 4B encapsulin nanocompartment shell protein, translating to MSEILEMIERTIEELKSEGMNPDIMLAGPQFIEYSRDALKKINLKIYRIEELSYDAVIADSNYLGQIKKASRRVSVEPLLEEKEVWNELKKLDV from the coding sequence ATGAGTGAGATACTCGAAATGATAGAGAGGACAATAGAGGAACTGAAGTCCGAGGGAATGAACCCCGACATAATGCTGGCTGGCCCGCAGTTCATAGAGTATTCCAGGGACGCCCTGAAGAAAATAAACCTCAAAATATACAGGATTGAGGAGCTGAGCTATGATGCAGTCATAGCGGACTCCAACTATCTAGGACAGATAAAGAAGGCCTCAAGAAGGGTTTCAGTCGAACCCTTGCTTGAAGAAAAAGAAGTGTGGAACGAGCTTAAAAAGCTCGACGTCTAA
- a CDS encoding PadR family transcriptional regulator has protein sequence MSTEERIVRNLFTVPIKNMILLIIGLRGEAHGYEILKEIEKISSGIWKPSHGNLYTMLNKMVEEGLVEPKEEYQGKRRRVKYRLTEKGWKWLQEANELALKSLYIAIEYHEQIRKRLQERGYRREFEKEAIEEYLNILDGIIQILETKRRQLRKMLEEKEVKGTGS, from the coding sequence ATGTCCACCGAGGAGAGAATAGTTAGGAACCTCTTCACAGTGCCAATAAAGAACATGATCCTCCTCATAATAGGGCTCAGGGGAGAAGCTCACGGCTATGAAATACTCAAGGAGATAGAGAAGATATCCTCCGGAATATGGAAGCCGAGCCACGGAAACCTCTACACCATGCTCAACAAAATGGTTGAGGAGGGTCTCGTAGAGCCCAAGGAAGAGTACCAGGGAAAGAGGAGGCGCGTCAAGTACAGACTCACCGAGAAGGGCTGGAAGTGGCTCCAGGAAGCCAACGAGCTTGCTCTGAAGTCCCTCTACATAGCCATCGAGTACCACGAGCAGATCAGGAAGCGGCTCCAAGAGAGAGGTTACAGGAGGGAGTTCGAGAAGGAGGCGATCGAGGAGTACCTCAACATACTCGATGGTATAATCCAGATACTCGAGACCAAGAGGAGGCAACTGAGAAAAATGCTGGAAGAAAAAGAAGTCAAAGGAACGGGTTCCTGA
- a CDS encoding ferritin-like domain-containing protein, with product MGVEMLELDEVIERLEKLSYEEALAYWIAGEKEEAKLYKELAKRAKALGLGKSVVEVLEKLSKDSKKHADELTKIFRESFSREPKTDIPPVEVLPVLNKFERADQIKEVLEVAMESELTAHKVYKILAEKVEDERLKELYLKLADVEKMHYEALKAEYEKLGD from the coding sequence ATGGGGGTTGAAATGCTGGAGCTGGATGAGGTCATCGAGAGGCTTGAGAAGCTGAGCTATGAGGAGGCTTTAGCATACTGGATAGCAGGCGAGAAGGAGGAGGCGAAGCTCTACAAGGAGCTCGCCAAGAGGGCAAAGGCGCTCGGCCTGGGGAAGAGTGTTGTGGAGGTCCTCGAGAAGCTCTCAAAGGACTCAAAGAAGCACGCCGACGAGCTGACGAAAATCTTCAGGGAGAGCTTTTCAAGGGAGCCGAAGACCGACATACCACCGGTGGAGGTTCTCCCAGTTCTGAACAAGTTCGAGAGGGCCGACCAGATAAAGGAAGTCCTCGAGGTGGCGATGGAGAGCGAGCTGACAGCCCACAAAGTCTACAAGATACTGGCCGAGAAGGTCGAGGACGAGAGGCTGAAGGAGCTCTACCTCAAGCTGGCCGATGTTGAGAAGATGCACTACGAGGCCCTGAAGGCCGAGTACGAAAAGCTGGGTGATTGA
- a CDS encoding THUMP domain-containing protein yields MILLVTCPQGREGDAILELEWALEKVKVHGTDWRGVLLAETPLSKEEALQRLKGFETQAVQRVVPLDVIVRASFDEIANAVLELAEKIKGSFAVRAKVRGNKKLSQRELEVKLGSLIVERYNLPVNLSDPDYTVVVEVLGKKAGVGVLRRGEILKFEVKD; encoded by the coding sequence ATGATTCTCCTGGTAACGTGCCCGCAGGGGAGAGAGGGCGACGCCATACTCGAACTGGAGTGGGCCCTGGAAAAGGTCAAGGTTCACGGAACAGACTGGAGGGGTGTCCTGCTCGCTGAGACGCCTTTGTCAAAAGAAGAGGCCCTTCAGAGGCTGAAGGGCTTTGAGACGCAGGCCGTTCAGAGGGTAGTCCCGCTGGATGTAATCGTGAGGGCTTCCTTTGATGAGATAGCCAATGCCGTTTTGGAGCTGGCAGAGAAAATCAAGGGGAGCTTCGCTGTACGGGCGAAGGTCAGGGGAAACAAAAAGCTCTCCCAGAGGGAGCTCGAGGTTAAGCTCGGCTCGCTGATAGTCGAGCGCTACAACCTGCCGGTGAACCTGAGCGACCCCGACTACACCGTCGTCGTTGAAGTCCTCGGTAAGAAGGCCGGGGTAGGAGTTCTCAGGCGGGGGGAGATTCTGAAGTTCGAGGTAAAGGATTAA
- a CDS encoding ferritin family protein, producing MLLKLSEKEILSYLIFGEYEEAEIYWKLTKKAEELRLPSGLISTFRKLAKESEEHGDGLKRLYIKTYGEEPEKVELPYVEAESLARALSDPDNIPYLIRVAMETELVAKSLLRAPLKAHQERRGQGPLRVPRGR from the coding sequence ATGCTCCTCAAGCTCTCCGAGAAGGAAATCCTCTCCTACTTGATATTTGGGGAATACGAAGAGGCAGAGATCTATTGGAAGCTCACGAAGAAGGCGGAGGAGCTCAGGCTTCCCTCCGGCTTAATATCCACATTCCGAAAGCTGGCCAAGGAATCAGAGGAGCACGGGGACGGCCTGAAGAGACTCTATATTAAAACCTACGGTGAGGAACCCGAGAAGGTAGAACTTCCCTATGTGGAGGCCGAGAGCTTAGCCAGGGCGCTCTCCGACCCTGATAACATCCCATACCTAATTAGGGTTGCAATGGAAACGGAACTGGTAGCAAAGTCCCTCCTACGAGCACCTCTCAAAGCTCACCAAGAACGAAGAGGCCAGGGCCCTCTACGAGTTCCTCGCGGGCGTTGA
- a CDS encoding ferritin-like domain-containing protein → MVVEILNEIRKLNERELLSYWIKGEYEEAETYWKLAERAKELGLPERVLETFKRLGDESKRHGDELYKIYRKNYGDELVDVKIPNVESLNVLGKFWKVEDLEDVLQIAMESEKLAETIYRKLAEECENDVLRETYLKLADVERGHYEALARLREAVNNGRP, encoded by the coding sequence ATGGTCGTGGAAATCCTGAACGAGATAAGGAAGCTCAACGAGAGAGAGCTGTTGAGCTACTGGATTAAAGGTGAATACGAAGAGGCCGAGACTTACTGGAAGCTGGCAGAGAGAGCCAAGGAGCTTGGCCTACCGGAGAGGGTCTTGGAAACCTTCAAGAGGCTCGGGGACGAGTCGAAAAGGCACGGCGATGAACTCTACAAAATCTACCGCAAGAACTACGGTGACGAGCTCGTCGATGTGAAAATCCCGAACGTTGAATCTCTCAACGTCCTCGGGAAGTTCTGGAAGGTGGAGGACCTGGAAGATGTTCTCCAGATAGCGATGGAGAGCGAGAAGCTGGCCGAGACGATCTACCGCAAGCTCGCAGAGGAGTGTGAGAACGATGTCCTCAGGGAAACGTACCTAAAGCTGGCGGACGTTGAAAGGGGGCACTACGAGGCCCTCGCGAGGCTCAGGGAGGCAGTGAACAATGGAAGACCTTGA
- a CDS encoding ECF transporter S component, which produces MVDIITELAKYTPYVFLVAVVVFLAYIWVNRAKFRSVNTIAIAGISAALVAVATNVIKVPTPATGGYINLGDTMVMFTAMLFGPVVGVFAGGVGSALGDVMGGYPGWAPVTLVVKGIEGLVVGYLAKRMEGNSGLIVGGTIGGLLMVTGYFLFEAYAFGVPAALEEVPGNLLQAVTGVIVGTVLAKAIKKRYPEVEALI; this is translated from the coding sequence ATGGTGGATATAATAACCGAGCTTGCGAAGTACACTCCCTACGTCTTCCTCGTGGCGGTGGTGGTGTTCCTGGCGTACATCTGGGTCAACAGGGCGAAATTCAGGAGCGTCAATACGATAGCCATAGCTGGCATCTCAGCTGCTCTCGTGGCCGTGGCAACTAACGTCATTAAAGTCCCAACGCCGGCAACGGGAGGCTACATAAACCTCGGCGACACTATGGTAATGTTCACGGCGATGCTCTTTGGCCCTGTCGTCGGAGTGTTCGCGGGTGGTGTCGGTTCGGCACTCGGCGACGTCATGGGCGGCTATCCCGGATGGGCGCCTGTGACCCTGGTCGTTAAGGGCATCGAGGGTCTTGTGGTTGGGTACCTTGCAAAGAGAATGGAAGGGAACTCGGGACTCATCGTTGGCGGGACGATAGGTGGGCTTCTGATGGTCACTGGCTACTTCCTCTTTGAAGCCTACGCCTTTGGAGTCCCGGCCGCGCTTGAAGAGGTGCCAGGAAACCTCCTTCAGGCAGTTACCGGAGTTATCGTCGGTACTGTGCTCGCGAAAGCGATAAAAAAGAGGTATCCAGAGGTAGAAGCGCTAATTTAG
- a CDS encoding ornithine aminotransferase: MVVRPNVKELPGPKAKEVIERNFKYLAMTTQDPENLPIVIERGEGIRVYDVDGNVFYDFASGVGVINVGHAHPRVVEAIKKQAEKFTHYSLTDFFYENSIILAEKLIELAPGDIERKVVYGNSGAEANEAAMKLVKYGTGRKQFLAFYHAFHGRTQAVLSLTASKWVQQDGFFPTMPGVTHIPYPNPYRNTWGIDGYEEPDELTNRVLDFIEEYVFRHVPPHEIGAIFFEPIQGEGGYVVPPKGFFKALKKFADEYGILLADDEVQMGIGRTGRFWAIEHFGVEPDLIQFGKAIGGGLPLAGVIHRADISFDKPGRHATTFGGNPVAIAAGIEVVEIVKELLPHVQEVGDYLHKYLEEFKEKYEVIGDARGLGLAQAIEIVKSKETKEKYPELRDRIVKESAKRGLVLLGCGDNSIRFIPPLIVTKEEIDVAMEIFEDALKASLK; the protein is encoded by the coding sequence ATGGTGGTTAGACCTAACGTTAAGGAACTCCCCGGGCCGAAGGCCAAGGAAGTCATAGAGAGGAACTTCAAGTATCTGGCCATGACAACCCAGGATCCCGAGAACCTTCCGATAGTCATCGAGCGCGGTGAGGGCATAAGGGTCTACGACGTCGATGGGAACGTCTTCTACGACTTCGCGAGCGGCGTCGGCGTCATAAACGTCGGACACGCCCACCCACGCGTTGTTGAGGCCATAAAGAAGCAGGCCGAGAAGTTCACCCACTACTCCCTGACCGACTTCTTCTACGAGAACTCCATAATCCTCGCGGAGAAGCTCATCGAGCTTGCTCCTGGAGACATCGAGAGGAAGGTCGTCTACGGCAACAGCGGTGCAGAGGCCAACGAGGCAGCTATGAAACTCGTCAAGTACGGAACCGGAAGGAAGCAGTTTTTAGCGTTCTACCACGCCTTCCACGGAAGGACGCAGGCGGTTCTCAGCCTCACAGCAAGCAAGTGGGTCCAGCAGGACGGCTTCTTCCCGACGATGCCGGGCGTTACCCACATACCCTACCCGAACCCCTACAGGAACACTTGGGGCATTGACGGTTACGAGGAGCCCGACGAGCTGACCAACAGGGTTCTCGACTTCATCGAGGAGTACGTTTTCAGGCATGTTCCGCCGCACGAGATAGGTGCAATCTTCTTCGAGCCGATACAGGGCGAAGGCGGCTACGTAGTCCCGCCAAAGGGCTTCTTTAAGGCCCTCAAGAAGTTCGCCGACGAGTACGGAATCCTCCTCGCTGATGATGAGGTTCAGATGGGCATTGGAAGAACCGGAAGGTTCTGGGCCATCGAGCACTTCGGCGTTGAACCGGACCTCATCCAGTTCGGAAAGGCCATAGGCGGCGGCCTGCCGCTCGCTGGCGTCATCCACAGGGCCGACATAAGCTTTGACAAGCCAGGAAGGCACGCCACTACCTTCGGCGGCAACCCGGTCGCTATAGCCGCTGGTATAGAGGTCGTCGAGATCGTCAAGGAGCTTCTCCCGCACGTCCAGGAGGTTGGAGACTACCTCCACAAGTACCTCGAGGAGTTCAAGGAGAAGTACGAGGTCATCGGCGATGCCAGGGGTCTCGGTCTTGCCCAGGCAATTGAGATCGTCAAGAGCAAAGAGACCAAGGAGAAGTACCCAGAGCTTAGGGACAGGATAGTCAAGGAGTCGGCCAAGCGCGGACTGGTTCTCCTCGGATGCGGCGACAACAGCATACGCTTCATCCCGCCGCTCATCGTCACCAAGGAAGAGATCGACGTGGCCATGGAGATATTCGAGGATGCCCTCAAGGCATCCCTGAAGTGA
- the eno gene encoding phosphopyruvate hydratase, which yields MENPFEITNVIAREILDSRGNPTVEVEVYTPISMGRAAVPSGASTGTHEALELRDGGKRYHGKGVRRAVENVNKIIAPEIIGMDVTWQRDIDMLMLELDGTENKSNLGANATLGVSLAVAKAAANALGLPLYQYIGGTNAYVMPVPMSNVINGGVHAGNELDFQEFMIMPVGADSFREAIRWVSETYHVLKKVIMEKYGRNAVNVGDEGGFAPPMKEVTEPLEVLIKAIEEVGYKPGDEIAFALDAASSEFFSAEKGKYVVAGKEYDKGELLELYRELVSAYPIVSIEDPFHEEDWEGFVMITRELGKKIQIVGDDLFVTNPKRIRKGIEMGAANALLLKVNQIGTLSEAIDAAYTAFRAGYGVVVSHRSGETEDATIADLAVALNAGQIKTGAPARSDRNAKYNQLIRIEEELEGIALYPGKKFRNPFL from the coding sequence ATGGAGAACCCGTTTGAGATAACCAACGTTATAGCCAGGGAAATCCTCGACAGCAGGGGGAACCCGACGGTTGAGGTCGAGGTCTACACGCCGATAAGCATGGGCAGAGCCGCCGTTCCGAGCGGAGCTTCAACCGGAACCCACGAAGCCCTTGAGCTCAGAGACGGCGGAAAGCGCTACCACGGGAAGGGAGTCAGAAGGGCCGTCGAGAACGTCAACAAGATAATAGCCCCCGAGATCATCGGAATGGACGTCACCTGGCAGAGGGACATCGATATGCTCATGCTCGAGCTCGACGGTACCGAGAACAAGAGCAACCTCGGTGCCAACGCCACCCTGGGCGTTTCTCTGGCAGTTGCCAAGGCAGCAGCCAACGCCCTCGGTTTACCGCTCTATCAGTACATAGGCGGGACCAACGCCTACGTCATGCCCGTCCCAATGAGCAACGTCATCAACGGTGGCGTTCACGCCGGCAACGAGCTCGACTTCCAGGAGTTCATGATAATGCCTGTTGGGGCGGACTCGTTTAGAGAGGCGATAAGGTGGGTTTCTGAAACTTACCACGTCCTCAAGAAGGTCATCATGGAGAAGTACGGAAGGAACGCCGTGAACGTCGGCGACGAGGGCGGCTTCGCCCCGCCGATGAAGGAAGTAACCGAACCGCTTGAAGTCCTCATAAAGGCAATTGAGGAAGTAGGCTACAAGCCCGGCGACGAGATAGCCTTCGCCCTCGACGCCGCTTCAAGCGAGTTCTTCAGCGCCGAGAAGGGCAAGTACGTCGTCGCTGGAAAGGAGTACGACAAAGGCGAGCTCCTCGAGCTCTACCGCGAACTCGTCTCAGCCTACCCGATAGTCTCCATCGAAGACCCGTTCCACGAAGAGGACTGGGAAGGCTTCGTCATGATAACGAGGGAGCTGGGCAAGAAGATACAGATCGTCGGAGATGACCTCTTCGTCACCAACCCGAAGCGCATCAGAAAGGGCATCGAGATGGGTGCCGCCAACGCCCTCCTCCTCAAGGTGAACCAGATAGGAACGCTGAGCGAGGCCATAGATGCCGCTTACACCGCCTTCAGGGCAGGCTATGGAGTCGTTGTCTCCCACAGAAGCGGAGAGACCGAGGATGCAACCATAGCAGACCTCGCCGTTGCCCTCAATGCGGGCCAGATAAAGACCGGTGCCCCAGCCAGAAGCGACAGAAACGCCAAGTACAACCAGCTGATCAGGATCGAGGAAGAGCTTGAGGGCATAGCCCTCTATCCTGGAAAGAAGTTCAGGAACCCGTTCCTTTGA
- a CDS encoding metal-dependent hydrolase, producing MPNYDAHVLSGIVTYPVAVLIGFLLKVYLKVPLELTSTAMILGYAFYVLGSDLPDLDHPDALIHRGSKPIVSVAVGSALYVWATGWVNLSPEWVSVVVAWVIGAVGALVGWYAFTWLMPHHRGIVHSLLFAAVYGLLAFLLVEYGLKMKAGEALYTGLSAFLGYTLHLTLDGSLKLV from the coding sequence ATGCCGAACTACGATGCCCACGTCCTCAGCGGGATAGTCACATACCCTGTGGCGGTGCTAATAGGCTTCCTCCTGAAGGTCTACCTGAAAGTCCCGCTGGAGCTTACCTCGACCGCCATGATCCTCGGCTATGCCTTCTACGTCCTGGGAAGCGACCTTCCCGACCTCGATCACCCCGATGCCTTGATACACAGGGGTTCAAAGCCGATAGTAAGCGTTGCAGTCGGGAGTGCCCTCTACGTCTGGGCAACTGGGTGGGTGAACCTCAGCCCAGAATGGGTCTCGGTGGTCGTTGCCTGGGTGATCGGGGCCGTTGGGGCTTTAGTTGGGTGGTACGCATTCACCTGGTTGATGCCCCACCACAGGGGAATCGTGCACTCCCTCCTCTTTGCGGCCGTCTACGGTTTACTGGCGTTTCTGCTCGTTGAATACGGACTCAAGATGAAGGCGGGAGAAGCCCTCTACACGGGTCTGTCGGCGTTCCTGGGCTACACGCTGCATCTAACCCTCGACGGTTCTCTGAAGCTCGTCTGA
- the trxB gene encoding thioredoxin-disulfide reductase: MFSLGGFSRGGEYERKTWDVLIIGAGPAGFTAAIYAARYGLETLIISKDLGGNMALTDLVENYPGFPEGISGSELTTRMHEQVKKLGVDVVFDEVVRIDPAECAYYEGPCKFTVKTANGKEYKGRTIIIAVGAAPRKLHVPGEEELTGKGVSYCATCDGPLFKGKKVIVVGGGNTALQEALYLKSIGVDVTVVHRRQGFRADKILQDRFRESGIPAILDTVVTEIIGKDRVEAVKLKNVKTGEETEMKVDGVFIFIGYEPKTDFVKHLGITDEYGYIPVDMYMRTKVPGIFAAGDITNVFKQIAVAVGQGAIAANSAKEFLEEWKSKNGE, encoded by the coding sequence ATGTTCAGCCTTGGAGGATTCTCACGCGGTGGTGAGTACGAGAGGAAGACCTGGGACGTCCTCATCATAGGAGCAGGGCCAGCGGGTTTCACAGCGGCCATCTACGCCGCCCGCTATGGCCTCGAGACCCTGATCATAAGCAAAGACCTCGGCGGAAACATGGCCCTAACCGACCTGGTAGAGAACTATCCGGGCTTTCCAGAGGGAATCAGCGGTTCAGAGCTGACCACCCGGATGCACGAGCAGGTCAAAAAGCTCGGCGTCGATGTCGTCTTCGACGAGGTCGTCAGGATCGATCCAGCGGAGTGCGCATACTATGAGGGGCCGTGCAAGTTCACGGTGAAGACCGCCAACGGAAAGGAGTACAAGGGCAGGACGATCATCATAGCGGTCGGAGCGGCCCCCAGAAAGCTCCACGTGCCGGGTGAGGAGGAGCTGACTGGGAAAGGCGTCTCCTACTGCGCCACCTGCGACGGCCCGCTCTTCAAGGGCAAGAAGGTGATAGTGGTTGGCGGGGGCAACACCGCCCTCCAGGAGGCTTTGTATCTTAAAAGCATCGGCGTTGACGTGACAGTCGTCCACAGGAGGCAGGGATTCAGGGCCGATAAGATACTTCAGGACAGGTTCAGGGAGAGCGGAATTCCGGCGATACTCGACACCGTCGTTACGGAAATAATCGGAAAGGACAGGGTGGAGGCGGTTAAGCTGAAGAACGTCAAGACCGGGGAAGAAACCGAGATGAAGGTTGATGGAGTCTTCATCTTCATCGGCTACGAGCCAAAGACGGACTTCGTCAAGCACCTCGGCATAACCGACGAGTACGGCTACATACCGGTCGATATGTACATGCGCACCAAGGTTCCCGGAATCTTCGCCGCCGGAGACATAACAAACGTCTTCAAGCAGATCGCTGTTGCCGTCGGCCAGGGAGCCATAGCTGCCAACTCAGCGAAGGAGTTCCTCGAGGAGTGGAAGAGCAAGAACGGGGAGTGA
- a CDS encoding CGP-CTERM-anchored Cys-rich protein, translating into MRAYHVIPIIIFMLALPLVQACMSPADVYAVEVVFNKPGIVYKPYPAFNALHNALVENGTFIFRSHYDKRLYVLLLNASDGPHLRIQIPVKWESEDVSRASLNVSLLVTSGALEKLKADGWKVIDNTTFKKGGVRVALYPIKGKECTSDSDCATGGCSGELCVPRREASNIVTPCVYRPWYTCFALTSCGCVNGVCTWKPNPAFESCLKEHGVDPARVIKAGLFEVDVEGTGVSEAEINATVREFLEAFGISCSKPLRITKTSVTRLVPAVDPSEVNASEAVKAELEWLATVGVLKIDEKDIEAIARTAEWGDAGWNSHIGWYETKDGTYTWIPYDKSLNPELIKCFTKTIPKYRLPNGTAYVGPTMTTPPATTKSSTTSPARDKVCGPAFIIAITILPLLRRK; encoded by the coding sequence ATGCGCGCCTATCATGTGATCCCAATAATAATCTTCATGCTGGCCCTCCCCCTCGTCCAGGCGTGCATGAGTCCTGCTGACGTCTATGCCGTGGAAGTCGTCTTTAACAAGCCAGGAATAGTCTACAAGCCCTACCCAGCGTTCAACGCCCTTCACAACGCCCTCGTTGAGAACGGGACTTTTATCTTCCGCTCCCACTACGACAAGAGACTCTACGTTCTCCTCTTGAATGCGAGCGACGGCCCCCATCTGAGGATTCAGATACCCGTGAAGTGGGAATCGGAGGATGTTTCCAGAGCATCCCTGAACGTTTCCCTCCTCGTAACGAGCGGTGCCCTAGAGAAACTCAAAGCAGATGGCTGGAAGGTAATCGACAACACGACCTTTAAGAAGGGCGGCGTGAGGGTAGCCCTCTACCCAATTAAAGGAAAAGAGTGCACGTCGGACTCAGACTGCGCCACTGGAGGGTGCTCCGGGGAACTCTGCGTCCCAAGAAGGGAGGCCTCAAACATAGTGACACCGTGCGTCTACCGGCCCTGGTACACATGCTTTGCCTTGACAAGCTGCGGCTGTGTGAACGGGGTCTGCACCTGGAAGCCGAACCCCGCCTTCGAGTCCTGCCTCAAGGAGCACGGGGTCGATCCGGCCCGGGTCATAAAAGCCGGCCTCTTTGAGGTGGATGTCGAAGGGACAGGAGTGAGCGAGGCCGAGATAAATGCCACCGTGAGGGAATTCCTTGAGGCCTTTGGGATCTCCTGCTCAAAGCCCCTGAGGATCACCAAGACGTCCGTGACGAGGTTAGTCCCGGCGGTTGACCCGTCGGAGGTGAACGCTTCCGAGGCCGTTAAGGCGGAGCTTGAGTGGCTCGCCACTGTGGGCGTCCTCAAGATTGACGAGAAGGATATAGAGGCGATCGCCAGAACCGCCGAGTGGGGAGATGCCGGTTGGAACTCCCATATCGGCTGGTATGAGACCAAGGACGGCACCTACACGTGGATACCCTACGACAAGAGCCTGAACCCTGAACTCATAAAGTGCTTCACGAAGACCATACCCAAGTACAGGCTCCCGAACGGGACTGCCTACGTTGGCCCAACGATGACCACTCCGCCGGCTACAACGAAGTCCTCAACCACGAGTCCGGCTAGGGATAAGGTCTGCGGCCCGGCCTTCATCATTGCCATCACGATACTCCCACTGCTCAGGCGGAAGTGA
- a CDS encoding ATPase yields MERSGLKLYPSHSYEVYGLSHNPFEQLASEGITDVESIHVYQEVDMRLQMIISEVIGHKSSIALSIVGPLGMGKTQRLKNIAKAIEENGGKAIYVKVDTNDILKLTRDIFYALKPPKSRTNIFLENLSRKLGFIDRLEKMLSDPNEYKSRDIAELLVEQLRKYPYSALLLDELENMQGAGEREKIQFFEMLRHVISTMPPGCIVAFACIPEAYEEYTKIFPAFFMRLHYEFKLRPMSVEETFELVKKRLNKARVRDTDDPIYPFTEEAIKLIHDLARGNPRQILRLLHYVLSEAAKHKFDPIDDYVVTTILEEPKSLEEYLMRIPKDYKDLVNAVVFEFKGGPVSYIQVAKAVKKPGMQVYESLNELVKLGFLVGDPNGSYKVPDYVRKFLEEGQAEKLRGE; encoded by the coding sequence ATGGAAAGGAGCGGACTTAAACTTTATCCCTCTCACTCATACGAGGTTTACGGCCTCTCCCACAACCCGTTCGAACAGCTCGCAAGCGAAGGGATAACCGATGTCGAGAGCATCCACGTTTACCAGGAAGTTGACATGCGCCTTCAGATGATAATCTCCGAAGTTATCGGCCACAAAAGCTCTATAGCCCTCAGCATAGTCGGCCCGCTCGGAATGGGAAAGACCCAGAGGCTGAAGAACATAGCCAAGGCCATCGAGGAGAACGGGGGAAAGGCGATCTACGTCAAGGTGGACACCAACGACATCCTCAAGCTCACGAGGGACATCTTCTATGCCCTCAAGCCGCCGAAGAGCAGGACGAACATCTTCCTCGAAAACCTCTCGAGGAAGCTCGGCTTCATAGACAGGCTCGAGAAGATGCTCAGCGATCCCAACGAGTACAAGAGCAGGGACATAGCCGAGCTCCTGGTGGAACAGCTGAGGAAGTACCCCTACTCCGCCCTTCTCCTTGACGAGCTTGAGAACATGCAGGGAGCCGGAGAGAGGGAGAAAATACAGTTCTTTGAGATGCTGAGGCACGTAATAAGCACTATGCCGCCTGGATGTATTGTCGCCTTCGCCTGCATACCAGAAGCCTACGAGGAGTACACGAAGATATTCCCCGCCTTCTTCATGCGCCTCCACTACGAGTTCAAGCTCAGGCCGATGAGCGTCGAGGAGACCTTCGAGCTCGTTAAGAAGAGGCTCAACAAGGCAAGGGTTAGGGACACGGACGACCCGATTTACCCGTTCACGGAAGAAGCGATCAAGCTCATCCACGATTTGGCCAGGGGCAACCCGAGGCAGATTCTTCGCCTGCTCCACTACGTCCTGAGCGAAGCGGCGAAGCACAAGTTCGACCCGATAGACGACTACGTGGTAACCACGATCCTTGAGGAGCCGAAGAGCCTCGAGGAGTACCTGATGAGGATCCCGAAGGACTACAAGGACCTTGTGAATGCAGTCGTGTTTGAATTCAAGGGCGGTCCCGTCAGCTATATTCAAGTCGCCAAGGCCGTTAAGAAGCCAGGAATGCAGGTGTATGAGAGCCTTAACGAGCTTGTGAAGCTCGGTTTCCTCGTCGGGGATCCCAACGGCAGCTACAAGGTTCCAGACTACGTCAGAAAGTTTTTAGAGGAGGGCCAGGCCGAGAAGCTGAGGGGTGAGTGA